The Verrucomicrobiota bacterium DNA window GGATGCTTCCTGGCCGTGCATGCAGGAAAAATCCCAGCATGATCTAGGTATCCCATTCCAAATGCTCGTCAATCACCGTGCCAAATAAAAATACCGTGGGTGGGTTTGGAATAAATACTTACGCAACCCCGTCACCAGTCAGTGATGGAAGATTTGTTTACCTGCATTATGGAACCTATGGGACGGCCTGCATAGATCCGAAAACAGCAGAGATTCAATGGCTGCGCCGCGATGTCAACTGTCGTCATTTCCGTGGGCCAGCCTCTTCGCCGGTTCTATATAAGAATCTGCTCATCCTCACTATGGATGGTGTCGATCATCAGTATGTTACCGCCTTGAATAAAGCGGACGGCAAAACAGTTTGGAAAACGGGTCGAACAACGGATTTCAATGATCTTCTGGAAGGAATTCCGAAGAAAGAAGGGGATGAACGAAAAGGTTTCAATACGCCATTGATTATTACTGTTGATGGGAAGGATCAGCTGATAAGTGTAGGAGCGAAATCCTGTTTTGCCTATGATCCCATGACTGGTATGGAAATCTGGCATGTCGATTTTCCGAGTCATTCCGCAGCTGCCAGACCTTTTTTCGATGGTGAGAAGGTCTACGTCTCAACCGGGTATGGTAAAGCGGATCTTCTTGCGATCCGTCCAGATGGGAAAGGTGATGTGACTGATTCTAAAATTGCTTGGGTGTATAAAAAGAACGTTCCACGTCGAGCTTCGTTTCTGGTCCTGGACAAGCGACTTTATATGGTGGACGACGGAGGAGTGGCAACCTGTTTGAATACTGAGGACGGCGAAATGATATGGCGAGATGGGTTAGGAGGAAACCATTCCGCGTCGCTCATTCATTCCAACGGTCTCATTTATGCATTCAATGAGTTTGGGGAAGGCAGATTGTTTAAACATGACGACACTTTCACCATCGTTCGCGAGAACAAATTGGACAACGGTATGTTCGCTTCACCTGCCGCGGTTGGAAACTCCATCCTCCTCAGGACAACGACGCATCTTTATCGCATCGACGGCTAAGGGGCATTGCTGACGGAAGTTTTCCGGACTTCCTAATTGAGATAGAGCTTCTCCAGTTGTTACATGGGCGGTCGAACTATTTTGCGTCATTTTCCCGATTTGTTATCTAGGACAACTTCCACCTTGCTCAGCCTGAAAGTATTGTATTCACTGAGTATTTCTTATGCGTCCCCTCCAATTAACCCTCATCCAAATTCTGTTATTTCTAAGAATTGGAGAAGAAAGAAATCCGCTTCATGGTTATTCTGTATTGTTACTACTTTATTTCTAGTTAGTATTTTTATTTAGATTTCTATTCTTAGATTCCAATGAATTCCTCAGGCCAACTCCCCAATCTTCAACAAGTCGAGGTATAAAATTCCGTGAAGGCTTCCCTCTATTCTTTAGCGTGGACAAAGATAATGATAAAGAATTTCACTGCAAAGAACCTTGAGTATTACGCGGCCGGACTATTGGTGCTGGTTTTCGTGGCATTCTGGCCAACTTACTTTTCAAAATTCTTCGATGGGACGGCTGATTTTTCTCACTACTTCCATTTTCATACAGTGACTGCCCTACTGTGGGTGGCATTCCTCATCACCCAACCGATTCCCGTTCGGCAAAAGAAACTGAAACTCCACAAAAGATTGGAAAGTTCTCCTACCTGCTTGTCCCCATTCTGTTCATCTCTGTAATGCTGCTCGCTCATCACCGGGCAGACCCGAACGCCGAAGACCTTGGCTGGAGGTTGTGGATCCCATTTTAAGATCTTTTCATTTTTTCGTTTGGATTCGGCTT harbors:
- a CDS encoding PQQ-binding-like beta-propeller repeat protein, with product MPNKNTVGGFGINTYATPSPVSDGRFVYLHYGTYGTACIDPKTAEIQWLRRDVNCRHFRGPASSPVLYKNLLILTMDGVDHQYVTALNKADGKTVWKTGRTTDFNDLLEGIPKKEGDERKGFNTPLIITVDGKDQLISVGAKSCFAYDPMTGMEIWHVDFPSHSAAARPFFDGEKVYVSTGYGKADLLAIRPDGKGDVTDSKIAWVYKKNVPRRASFLVLDKRLYMVDDGGVATCLNTEDGEMIWRDGLGGNHSASLIHSNGLIYAFNEFGEGRLFKHDDTFTIVRENKLDNGMFASPAAVGNSILLRTTTHLYRIDG